The sequence ATCGCCGTAGATATCTTCATCATCCAAGCGAACACTGCCGGTGATTGTACACCCTTCCACTAAATCGTTCATCCGGTTTAGGGTCTTCAGCAAGGTGGATTTACCACAACCGGAGGGTCCAATGAAGGCAGTGATTTCCTTGGCCGGAATCTGCAAATTGATGTCCTTCAGGGCCTGAAAATCTCCGTAATACAGATCAAGGTTTTCTATGATAAATTTATCCATTTTCCTGTCCTTTCACCAGTTTCTTTGCAACGAAGCTGGAAAGTCCGTTGATTCCCACTACAATGACCAGAAGTACCGCTGCAGTACCGTAGGCTTGACCGACATACAATCCTTCGCTGGCCAGGGCATACATGTGGACCGATAAGGTCCTCCCAGAGCCCATCACCGAGCGGGGAATATTGGCCACCGTTCCCGCGGTGTAGATGAGAGCCGCGGTTTCCCCGACGATGCGGCCAATGGCTAGAATAATTCCGGCTAAGATCCCCGGGATGGCGGAAGGTAACACAATCCGAAACACCGTTCGCAGTTTGCCCGCGCCAAGGCCATAGCTTCCCTCCCGATAGGTATCGGGAACTGCCCGCAGGGCCTCCTCGGTGGTGCGCATGATCAAAGGGAGGATCATAATGCCCAAGGTAAAGGCTCCCGCGAGAAGGGAGTATCCCCAGCCGATGGTGGTGACGAAGAAGAGCAAGCCAAAAAGGCCGTAAACGATAGAGGGAATCCCCGACAAGGTTTCATTGGTCAGGCGGACCAGTTCCACCAACTTGCTGCCCCGCTTGGCGTATTCCACCAGATAAACGGCAGAGGCTATCCCGATGGGCCCGGCCAAAGCCAATGCCAAAGCGGTCATCGTCAGGGTGTTAACCAGTGCCGGAAGCAGGGATACATTCTCCGAGGTGTATTCCAGAGCAAAGAGGGGCAAAGACAAATTGGGAATCCCCCGGAGTAGAATATACCCGATGATATAGAAGGAGATGGAGAGGGTAGCCACCGCCGCCAGGACAACTAACAGGAACAACACCAAGGGTAAGGGATTTCTCTTGTATGAATTCCATTTCTGCGCCAGGCTCTGGGTGTTAATCGGTTCCATTAACTAGCCCTCCTTTTCAGCAGCGAGAACGAGAGGTTGATAATCAGGATAAAGACAAACAGGAGTACCGCCGTAGC comes from Bacillota bacterium and encodes:
- the pstA gene encoding phosphate ABC transporter permease PstA produces the protein MEPINTQSLAQKWNSYKRNPLPLVLFLLVVLAAVATLSISFYIIGYILLRGIPNLSLPLFALEYTSENVSLLPALVNTLTMTALALALAGPIGIASAVYLVEYAKRGSKLVELVRLTNETLSGIPSIVYGLFGLLFFVTTIGWGYSLLAGAFTLGIMILPLIMRTTEEALRAVPDTYREGSYGLGAGKLRTVFRIVLPSAIPGILAGIILAIGRIVGETAALIYTAGTVANIPRSVMGSGRTLSVHMYALASEGLYVGQAYGTAAVLLVIVVGINGLSSFVAKKLVKGQENG